The Halorientalis sp. IM1011 genome window below encodes:
- a CDS encoding non-histone chromosomal MC1 family protein — MARDQDKRNFALRETNGEESSVFSGGTPRQAALKAARRLDPASSESAADRTELRLREKGTHKVHIYEGWAWEEEAPDDKPDWMPTEITKGNVEKQGVEHLEEI, encoded by the coding sequence ATGGCACGTGACCAAGATAAGCGCAACTTCGCGCTTCGAGAAACGAACGGAGAGGAGTCGAGCGTCTTCTCCGGTGGCACACCTCGGCAGGCGGCACTGAAAGCGGCCCGGCGGCTCGATCCGGCGAGCAGCGAGTCCGCCGCCGACCGAACGGAGCTCCGACTCCGGGAGAAAGGCACGCACAAGGTCCACATCTACGAAGGGTGGGCCTGGGAGGAAGAGGCTCCCGACGACAAACCGGACTGGATGCCCACCGAGATCACCAAAGGCAACGTCGAGAAACAAGGTGTCGAACACCTCGAAGAGATCTGA
- a CDS encoding acyl-CoA dehydrogenase family protein, producing MSFTDEPGFAEPETHRMMRETAREVASGYGDDYWRDVSAGMAPTEFWQDCADAGFLGVTVPEEYGGEGMGISELTTIVEELVANGSMGAEMLFVVNVVFGAVTLTNHGTEEQKEELLEPLVNGELNFCMALTEPNAGHNAPNLDTFAEEREDGSFVIDGSKQWISGVDVADKMLLVARTTPKDEVAKRTQGITLFLADPQDENIERRELDVGIPTPEKQFELSLDGYVASADDIIGTRDMGLYQLFDTVNPERLVGAAGAIGVGRNAIERAVEYANDRVVFDEPIGAHQAIQHPLADVYSKVQAAKLLVQKASWLMDETEGTEDMKKTAEVSNMAKLRASEAGHEATDVALQTHGGNGFSRDYMIVEMWKGSRLGTVAPGSSQMMLNHIAEHTLGLPRSY from the coding sequence ATGTCATTCACTGACGAACCCGGATTTGCGGAGCCGGAGACCCATCGGATGATGCGGGAGACAGCGCGAGAGGTGGCGAGTGGGTACGGCGACGACTACTGGAGAGACGTCTCGGCGGGGATGGCGCCGACGGAGTTCTGGCAGGACTGTGCCGATGCTGGCTTTCTCGGGGTCACGGTGCCGGAGGAGTACGGCGGCGAAGGGATGGGAATCTCGGAGCTGACGACGATCGTCGAGGAACTGGTGGCCAACGGGAGCATGGGGGCGGAGATGCTGTTCGTGGTGAACGTCGTCTTCGGGGCGGTGACGCTGACGAATCACGGGACGGAGGAACAGAAGGAGGAACTGCTCGAACCGCTAGTGAACGGGGAGCTGAACTTCTGTATGGCGCTAACCGAACCGAACGCGGGGCACAACGCGCCGAATCTGGACACGTTCGCCGAGGAGCGCGAGGATGGGTCGTTCGTGATCGACGGGAGCAAACAGTGGATCAGTGGGGTCGACGTGGCCGACAAGATGTTGCTGGTCGCGCGCACGACGCCGAAAGACGAGGTGGCCAAACGGACCCAGGGGATCACGCTGTTCCTGGCGGATCCTCAGGACGAGAATATCGAACGCAGAGAGCTGGACGTGGGGATTCCGACGCCGGAGAAGCAGTTCGAGCTCTCGCTGGACGGCTACGTGGCGAGCGCGGACGACATCATCGGGACGAGAGACATGGGGCTGTACCAGTTGTTCGACACTGTCAATCCCGAACGGTTGGTCGGAGCTGCGGGAGCGATCGGTGTCGGGCGGAACGCCATCGAGCGCGCGGTCGAGTACGCGAACGATCGGGTCGTGTTCGACGAGCCTATCGGGGCGCATCAGGCGATCCAGCACCCGCTGGCGGACGTGTACTCGAAGGTACAGGCGGCGAAGTTGCTGGTGCAGAAGGCCTCGTGGTTGATGGACGAGACGGAGGGGACGGAGGACATGAAGAAGACGGCGGAGGTCTCGAACATGGCGAAGTTGCGGGCCTCGGAGGCGGGGCACGAGGCGACGGACGTGGCGCTCCAGACCCACGGGGGGAACGGATTCAGCCGGGATTACATGATCGTCGAGATGTGGAAGGGGAGTCGTCTGGGGACGGTCGCGCCGGGGTCGTCACAGATGATGTTGAATCACATCGCCGAGCACACGCTGGGGCTGCCCCGCTCGTATTAG
- a CDS encoding S8 family serine peptidase translates to MSDRRVVLIAAVGVLALTAGIGLFALQEGGSADRRVADERFARAHAAGYTGAGVSVGIVDVTGFDADATGVADQVVATRAFGGGESVTSGGEDEHGTAAARVVARAVPGANLSLATADSPSGYRAAVEWLLDRDVDVIVAPVGFYGKPGDGTAAVERLATRAARQGVVFVAPAGNTAESHWVGRYDEVRNGRLVFGDRTRNFLQNGGRRVSLWLSRTEAGPEGVIANYTLALYRLDESGSELVARSQPYRHDDAPNERIDVTVPEGTYFVTVEGPAEPTGERLELVSQTHELQRARGGGSLVAPGTARGVLTVGAFDRERGRVRPYSSRGPTADGRIGIDVVAPDTGVADVPDGFTGSSAAVPYAGATAALVRAANPDLGPAAVEGVLERTATEVDGSPFAAGDGRVDPWAAVQAARNASG, encoded by the coding sequence ATGAGCGACCGACGAGTGGTGCTGATCGCGGCGGTGGGGGTGCTCGCGCTGACCGCGGGGATCGGCCTGTTCGCCCTGCAGGAGGGCGGGTCGGCCGACCGACGGGTCGCGGACGAGCGGTTCGCACGGGCACACGCGGCCGGGTATACGGGTGCCGGCGTGAGCGTCGGGATCGTGGACGTGACGGGCTTCGACGCGGACGCGACGGGGGTGGCGGATCAGGTCGTCGCGACGCGGGCGTTCGGCGGCGGGGAGTCGGTCACCAGCGGCGGCGAGGACGAACACGGGACGGCGGCGGCGCGGGTGGTCGCGCGCGCCGTTCCGGGGGCGAACCTGTCGCTGGCGACGGCCGACTCGCCGTCGGGGTATCGGGCGGCGGTCGAGTGGTTGCTGGACCGAGATGTCGACGTGATCGTCGCGCCGGTGGGCTTCTACGGGAAGCCCGGGGACGGGACCGCGGCGGTCGAACGGCTCGCAACGCGGGCCGCCCGGCAAGGTGTCGTGTTCGTCGCTCCGGCGGGGAACACGGCGGAGAGTCACTGGGTCGGACGGTACGACGAGGTCCGGAACGGGCGACTGGTGTTCGGGGATCGAACGCGGAACTTCCTGCAAAACGGGGGTCGGCGCGTGAGCCTGTGGCTCTCCCGGACCGAGGCCGGACCCGAGGGGGTAATCGCGAACTACACGCTGGCGCTCTACCGACTCGACGAGAGCGGGTCGGAGCTCGTGGCCAGGTCGCAGCCGTACAGACACGACGACGCCCCCAACGAGCGGATCGACGTGACTGTCCCGGAGGGGACGTACTTCGTCACGGTCGAGGGCCCGGCCGAGCCGACGGGAGAGCGACTCGAACTCGTCTCCCAGACACACGAACTCCAGCGCGCCCGGGGTGGCGGGAGCCTCGTGGCACCGGGGACGGCCAGAGGCGTGCTCACCGTGGGGGCGTTCGACCGCGAGCGGGGACGCGTTCGACCCTACAGTTCGCGCGGGCCGACGGCGGACGGGCGGATCGGGATCGACGTCGTCGCGCCGGACACCGGTGTCGCGGACGTGCCCGACGGGTTCACCGGGTCGTCGGCGGCGGTGCCGTACGCGGGCGCGACCGCGGCGCTCGTCCGGGCGGCGAACCCGGATCTCGGGCCGGCGGCGGTGGAGGGGGTCCTCGAACGGACGGCGACCGAGGTGGACGGGTCGCCGTTCGCTGCAGGAGACGGGCGCGTCGACCCGTGGGCCGCGGTCCAGGCGGCCCGGAACGCGTCGGGTTAA
- a CDS encoding helix-turn-helix domain-containing protein, with amino-acid sequence MSGLIDRMQGSTAEADERLRVLDVDDAATDEVLDALSSETARELYRALFEEPASPSEIAERIDTSVQNVIYHLRNLEEADLVEAIGTRYSEKGNEMTVYGPATDPLVLVGNRDLRPGIERSLTDVLAGLGLLGLASLLVQWGAERLAGPERSGSSAVGPTSPTPTGGEQDPLAWLVFQVLEPGLIFFFGSLVLIAVLVLVVRQ; translated from the coding sequence ATGTCTGGACTCATCGACCGGATGCAGGGGTCGACGGCCGAGGCCGACGAGCGGCTTCGAGTGCTCGACGTGGACGACGCGGCGACCGACGAGGTGCTCGACGCGCTGTCCTCGGAGACGGCCCGGGAGCTGTATCGGGCGCTGTTCGAGGAGCCGGCCTCGCCCTCGGAGATCGCGGAGCGGATCGACACGTCCGTACAGAACGTCATCTATCACCTGCGGAATCTGGAGGAGGCGGACCTCGTCGAGGCGATCGGGACGCGCTACTCGGAGAAGGGCAACGAGATGACCGTGTACGGGCCGGCGACGGATCCGCTGGTGCTGGTCGGCAACCGCGACTTGCGCCCGGGTATCGAGCGATCGCTGACGGACGTGCTGGCGGGCCTCGGACTGCTCGGACTGGCGAGCCTGCTGGTCCAGTGGGGTGCCGAGCGGCTGGCCGGCCCGGAGCGATCGGGATCGTCGGCCGTCGGGCCCACCTCGCCGACGCCGACGGGTGGCGAGCAGGACCCGCTCGCCTGGCTCGTCTTCCAGGTGCTGGAACCCGGACTGATCTTCTTCTTCGGATCGCTGGTGCTGATCGCCGTGCTCGTGCTGGTCGTACGGCAGTGA